A genomic stretch from Setaria italica strain Yugu1 chromosome VII, Setaria_italica_v2.0, whole genome shotgun sequence includes:
- the LOC101766589 gene encoding amino acid transporter AVT1I — translation MATTTGTSNTDIDPPPSSSSSSAKTGFLKTCFNGINALSGIGLLSIPYALSQGGWSSLAVFLAIAAICCYTGILLQRCMDASPVVATYPDVGALAFGRRGRLAVAAFMYLELYLVAVDFLILEGDNLHKLFPAADFRLGSLRVSAKQGFVLAATLAVLPTTWFSNLSVLAYVAAGGALASVVLIAAVMWVAVFDGVGFHERGRLVHWAGMPSAVSLYSFCFSGHAVFPMIYNGMKDRKRFPMVLFICFAVSTLSYGFMGIIGYLMYGDKLMSQVTLNLPSGKVSSKVAIYTTLVNPLTKYALVMAPIAEAIEATLGVRKSRLLRALVRTALVVGTAVIALAVPFFADVVALTGALLSCTATMLLPSLCYLRVRAKVGYKKPWLETAACVIIAVVGTAIVVLGTYSSVKQIVQRLK, via the exons ATGGCCACTACCACCGGCACCAGCAACACCGATatcgatcctcctccgtcgtcgtcgtcttcaaGTGCCAAGACGGGCTTTCTCAAGACCTGCTTCAATGGCATCAATGCTCTCTCAG GGATTGGGCTGCTGTCCATCCCCTACGCGCTGTCGCAGGGCGGCTGGTCCAGCTTGGCCGTCTtcctcgccatcgccgccatctGCTGCTACACGGGCATCCTCCTGCAGCGCTGCATGGACGCAAGCCCGGTCGTGGCCACCTACCCGGACGTCGGCGCTCTAGCGTTCGGCCGCCggggccgcctcgccgtcgccgccttcaTGTACCTCGAGCTctacctcgtcgccgtcgacttCCTCATCCTCGAGGGCGACAACCTGCACAAGCTGTTCCCGGCCGCCGACTTCCGGCTCGGCAGCCTCCGCGTCAGCGCCAAGCAGGGGTTCGTCCTCGCCGCCACGCTCGCCGTGCTCCCGACCACGTGGTTCAGCAACCTGAGCGTTCTCGCgtacgtcgccgccggcggcgcgctggcGTCCGTCGTCCTCATCGCCGCCGTCATGTGGGTCGCCGTGTTCGACGGCGTCGGATTCCACGAGCGGGGCAGGCTCGTGCACTGGGCCGGCATGCCCAGCGCCGTCAGCCTCTACTCCTTCTGCTTCAGTGGCCATGCCGTCTTCCCCATGATCTACAATGGCATGAAAGACAGGAAAAGATTCCCAATG GTGTTGTTCATCTGCTTCGCCGTGAGCACGCTGAGCTACGGCTTCATGGGCATCATCGGGTACCTCATGTACGGCGACAAGCTCATGTCGCAGGTCACCCTCAACCTCCCGTCAGGGAAGGTGAGCTCCAAGGTCGCCATCTACACGACGCTGGTGAACCCGCTGACCAAGTACGCGCTGGTTATGGCCCCCATCGCCGAGGCCATCGAGGCGACGCTCGGCGTCCGCAAGAGCCGGCTCCTCCGCGCCCTCGTCAGAACGGCGCTCGTCGTCGGCACCGCCGTCATCGCGCTCGCCGTGCCCTTCTTCGCCGACGTCGTCGCGCTCACCGGCGCGCTCCTCAGCTGCACGGCGACAATGCTCCTGCCGAGCCTGTGTTACCTCCGGGTCCGCGCCAAGGTCGGGTACAAGAAGCCGTGGCTCGAGACGGCGGCCTGCGTGATTATTGCTGTGGTCGGAACGGCCATTGTTGTGCTAGGGACTTACAGCTCTGTGAAGCAAATCGTCCAGAGGCTTAAATAG
- the LOC101767005 gene encoding uncharacterized protein LOC101767005 yields MAAGLSKNLEIAGGKAGERKRKGGRRKEEEKRGGRRGSTANSYSDGDFGFDRDSNLNSDGGYGFDHDLNSESDGDSGFDYNSESDSDSGSDYNSKSDGDSGSDYNLESDSDSGSGYNSESDGDSRFDRNAESDGDSSFNSNSKSDSDSEFDYNSKVRLHRELANDYGRLADDFFDYVAGTPTTTVGLTTTPSTTGNSSTTSTTL; encoded by the exons ATGGCAGCAGGACTGAGCAAGAACCTCGAGATCGCAGGGGGAAAAGCAGGGGAACGCAAAAGAAAAGgcggaagaaggaaggaggaggagaagagaggaggcAGGAGAG gttcgactgcaaactcgtactccgaTGGCGACTTCGGGTTCGACCGCGATTCGAACTTGAACTCCGACGGCGGCTACGGGTTCGACCACGACTTGaactcggagtccgacggcgactccgggttcgactacaactcggagtccGACAGCGATTCCGGGTCCGACTATAACTCGAAGTCCGACGGtgactccgggtccgactacaacttggAGTCCGACAGCGACTCCGGGTCTGGCTACAATTccgagtccgacggcgactccagGTTCGACCGCAAcgcggagtccgacggcgactccagcTTCAACTCTAACTCGAAGTCTGACAGCGACtctgagttcgactacaactcgaaagtccgactacatcgcGAGCTCGCcaacgactacgggcggctcgccgatgatTTCTTTGACTATGTCGCGGGCACGCCGACGACCACGGTCGGCTTGACGACGACTCCGTCGACTACGGGCAactcgtcgacgacttcaactacATTGTGA